A window from Leptospira meyeri encodes these proteins:
- a CDS encoding response regulator has product MKILFVDDEETIRELFWEYFKDEFNVTLAADGQEALAISNQNTFDLIISDISLPKLNGIQFIQKLRADGNQTPFLVITGDSDIQIAIDVFRMGAVDFFLKPFRMEALRSRIKKFENADIDLNLLFNSGEIIQFSDDCKIKLRPQIKKLNSYIAFIVKQILNSPLATQEDLISIKIVLYELLANAIEHGVAGVTYAEKQECLEANEDYFKLVDSRCAENNSFVFVEISMDDVGITIVIRDEGNGFAVSQIPNPVVNPAANLVSGRGIFLAKMNIDSIVYNEKGNEVRFFKTWYKLTQSN; this is encoded by the coding sequence ATGAAAATCCTTTTTGTTGATGACGAAGAGACAATCCGCGAATTGTTCTGGGAATACTTCAAAGATGAATTTAATGTCACTCTTGCTGCCGATGGACAGGAAGCTCTTGCGATCTCTAATCAGAATACATTTGATCTAATTATTTCTGATATCAGCTTACCGAAATTAAATGGAATCCAATTCATTCAAAAACTGAGGGCAGACGGAAACCAAACTCCATTTTTGGTGATTACTGGCGATAGTGACATTCAGATTGCCATTGATGTATTTAGAATGGGAGCGGTTGATTTTTTTCTGAAACCTTTCCGAATGGAAGCACTCCGTTCTCGAATCAAAAAATTTGAAAATGCTGACATTGATTTAAACCTTCTCTTTAATAGTGGTGAAATCATTCAGTTTAGTGATGACTGTAAAATCAAACTTCGCCCACAAATTAAAAAACTAAATTCTTATATTGCTTTCATCGTTAAACAGATTTTGAATTCACCTTTAGCCACTCAAGAAGATTTGATATCCATTAAAATTGTTTTGTATGAACTCTTGGCAAATGCCATTGAACATGGCGTGGCTGGCGTAACTTATGCAGAAAAACAAGAATGTTTAGAGGCCAATGAGGATTACTTTAAGTTAGTGGATTCTCGTTGTGCAGAGAACAATTCGTTTGTCTTCGTTGAAATATCTATGGATGATGTTGGAATCACCATTGTCATTCGAGACGAAGGAAATGGATTTGCTGTTAGTCAAATTCCTAATCCAGTTGTTAACCCGGCTGCAAACTTAGTCAGTGGAAGGGGAATTTTCTTAGCGAAGATGAATATTGACTCTATTGTTTATAATGAAAAGGGAAACGAAGTTCGATTTTTCAAAACTTGGTATAAACTGACACAATCTAATTAA
- a CDS encoding LIC11113 family protein: MHIYFGLILFLLATGVVFADRTKIYPSLHSLKNEVESWKEKKPSAQIKKQIRTHQNFLMEDETCHIEPASHISSVTYFRFSCQTGSEPLLIQFRSNQKRKIEVGKGKFQLRAIHHIGKKQYLEIETGLVLSETKTQSRLNVDDTELDYPSKKQVSSVLENKPTINSNKPIQNPNLFYFKSVSQNPKRRKEVPSDIEVFFDTSCPLEFIEKDQSFYWDQTVSFVFRITCIRDSAYSLIRVPSTASGDLVASNTIWKDPKPGDRVLGTAVLKKITETQTFWEKIVLYYE; the protein is encoded by the coding sequence ATGCACATATACTTTGGATTGATTTTGTTTCTTTTGGCAACGGGCGTTGTTTTTGCGGACCGCACAAAGATTTACCCATCGTTGCATTCGCTAAAGAATGAAGTGGAATCATGGAAGGAAAAAAAACCATCCGCACAAATCAAAAAACAGATTCGTACTCATCAAAATTTTCTGATGGAGGATGAAACTTGCCATATAGAACCTGCATCGCACATTTCATCCGTCACTTACTTTCGATTTAGTTGTCAAACTGGATCGGAACCTCTTCTCATCCAATTCCGTTCCAATCAAAAAAGGAAAATTGAAGTTGGTAAGGGTAAGTTTCAATTGAGAGCAATCCATCATATAGGAAAAAAACAATATTTAGAAATTGAAACCGGACTTGTTTTGAGCGAAACAAAAACACAATCTAGATTGAATGTTGATGATACTGAATTGGATTATCCTTCGAAAAAACAAGTTTCCAGTGTCTTGGAAAATAAACCAACCATCAACTCAAATAAACCCATTCAAAATCCTAATTTATTTTATTTTAAGTCCGTATCCCAAAATCCAAAAAGAAGAAAGGAAGTCCCCTCAGATATTGAAGTGTTTTTTGATACTTCTTGTCCATTGGAGTTTATCGAAAAGGATCAAAGTTTCTACTGGGACCAAACAGTTTCCTTTGTTTTTCGTATCACATGCATTCGCGATTCAGCCTATAGTTTGATCCGTGTACCATCGACTGCATCTGGTGATTTAGTTGCCTCAAATACAATTTGGAAAGATCCGAAACCTGGTGACCGTGTGTTAGGAACTGCCGTCTTAAAAAAGATCACAGAAACTCAAACCTTTTGGGAGAAAATTGTTTTGTATTATGAATAA
- a CDS encoding metallophosphoesterase — MKFALIGDIHGYWNQKDIEYFNASDYDCLFFTGDLRGNPKLGKLSFQGLTKRAYMIPGNWDGMSLTSIIGEVIQSKVLIHSGQIGQNRRMRNLSELVKPISLLGYSSLVLSQENDLSLIVGRPHAMGGGLSFKPYLTKSYMVSNMETSIEKYKRLIDGTKEKNLFFLSHNGPFGLGAAKNSIYGAEFKKEGGDWGDLDLTEAIRYAKSIGKKVPLVLSGHMHHSISKKKERETHEYTGGTFYVNGAKVPRIREGKHFHTKIEWDGGSATVIPLWV, encoded by the coding sequence ATGAAATTTGCATTGATCGGTGACATCCACGGATATTGGAACCAGAAAGATATCGAATACTTCAATGCTTCGGATTATGATTGTTTGTTCTTTACAGGGGATCTACGTGGGAACCCAAAACTAGGAAAACTATCGTTCCAAGGTCTCACCAAACGTGCGTATATGATTCCTGGGAATTGGGATGGGATGAGTTTAACGTCCATCATTGGAGAAGTGATCCAATCAAAAGTCCTCATTCACTCTGGTCAAATTGGCCAAAACAGGAGGATGCGAAATCTTTCGGAACTTGTAAAACCCATCTCACTACTGGGTTATAGTTCTTTAGTTTTATCACAAGAAAATGATTTAAGCCTCATCGTGGGTCGTCCTCATGCGATGGGCGGAGGTCTTAGTTTTAAACCCTATCTAACAAAATCTTATATGGTTTCAAATATGGAAACTTCGATCGAAAAATACAAACGACTGATCGACGGAACCAAAGAAAAAAATTTATTCTTTCTTTCGCATAACGGACCTTTTGGGTTAGGTGCTGCCAAAAATTCGATCTATGGAGCCGAGTTTAAAAAAGAAGGTGGAGACTGGGGAGATTTGGACCTTACGGAAGCCATTCGTTATGCCAAATCCATTGGGAAAAAAGTCCCTCTGGTTCTTTCCGGTCATATGCACCATTCGATTAGCAAAAAGAAAGAAAGAGAAACGCACGAATACACAGGCGGAACCTTCTATGTGAACGGTGCCAAAGTCCCAAGGATTCGTGAAGGAAAACATTTCCACACAAAAATCGAATGGGATGGTGGTTCCGCTACGGTGATTCCTTTGTGGGTTTAG
- the fliW gene encoding flagellar assembly protein FliW, which produces MSVTIHTKPFGTIQVDSKQILKFPQGLLGFEEFDEYALIEESPESPFKWLQSTKESGLAFIVIQPELFMNDYKPAISDEELHDIGLTSWKEGLIFLIVTIPHDNPKGMTANLQGPIILNGKEGKGKQCISRDENHPIRKNIIESMEEMSSEKV; this is translated from the coding sequence ATGTCGGTAACGATTCATACAAAACCTTTCGGAACCATCCAAGTGGACTCAAAACAAATCCTGAAATTCCCACAAGGGTTACTCGGGTTTGAAGAATTTGATGAATATGCCCTCATCGAAGAAAGTCCTGAGAGTCCATTCAAATGGTTGCAATCCACAAAAGAATCGGGGCTTGCATTTATTGTCATCCAACCAGAACTGTTTATGAATGATTATAAACCTGCTATTTCTGATGAAGAACTTCATGATATCGGGCTTACTAGTTGGAAGGAAGGATTGATCTTTCTGATTGTCACTATTCCTCATGACAATCCAAAAGGAATGACTGCAAACTTACAAGGCCCCATCATTCTAAACGGAAAAGAGGGAAAGGGAAAACAATGTATTTCTCGAGATGAAAATCATCCCATTCGTAAAAATATCATTGAATCTATGGAAGAGATGTCTTCCGAAAAGGTATAA
- a CDS encoding S1C family serine protease — translation MNKFFKLSILFFLLNHSLFAQADPEPAVDSIFRSVVLIRNEGFNTENKTQPWMKKNLYTGFGSGLVLPNQTILTNAHVVRDAKRILVKSSFTKKEYLADVKYIGYDCDLALLQVNDPDFSEQTTTLSFLEGIPNLGSDVLLLGFPNGNDSLSVEKGSILRFEKNRYTYSGLDYRNVLKINANIQPGNSGGPAVQNGKVVGLVFQISTLEQGIAYLISNDIIRHFLEDIADGKYDGFPNIGFTFQNGNPKSLKQAMKVPANQSGIFVNRIYPSSTFSKVLKEKDFVFAVDNLPLSNDGEISESNKKEFIIDWVENKQLNSKVAVSYYRAGKRYDAEVNLQKNYALDLYRDSTEDYFLQAGFVFQPITRSFFHSEDGDLDSSLKYHYSYFIQDLLYRYTTRDIVLSYTFNDPETSKYKKYKYKVVESINGRIPKDLNEFKTIWKNEKKGFIVLRFRGMDLPIVLRPESIYQMNQRVKKRYGANYEEF, via the coding sequence ATGAATAAATTTTTTAAACTCTCTATTCTATTTTTTCTTTTGAACCACTCGTTGTTTGCTCAAGCAGATCCAGAGCCAGCAGTAGATTCTATATTCCGATCTGTGGTTCTCATTCGCAATGAGGGGTTTAATACAGAAAACAAAACACAACCATGGATGAAAAAGAATTTGTACACTGGATTTGGATCAGGCCTCGTTTTGCCAAATCAAACCATTTTGACAAATGCTCATGTGGTTCGTGATGCCAAACGAATTCTTGTAAAAAGTAGTTTTACTAAAAAAGAATATTTAGCAGATGTTAAATATATCGGTTATGATTGTGATTTGGCTTTATTACAGGTCAATGATCCTGATTTTTCAGAACAAACCACAACTCTCTCTTTTTTAGAAGGTATCCCAAACTTAGGATCAGATGTATTACTTTTAGGTTTCCCGAATGGAAATGATAGTTTGTCAGTGGAAAAAGGATCGATTCTTCGATTTGAAAAAAATCGATACACTTACTCCGGGTTAGACTATCGTAACGTATTAAAAATCAATGCGAATATCCAACCAGGAAATTCAGGTGGGCCAGCTGTTCAAAATGGAAAGGTAGTGGGTTTGGTTTTTCAAATTAGCACATTGGAACAAGGGATTGCTTATTTAATATCAAATGATATCATTCGTCATTTTTTAGAAGATATCGCAGATGGGAAGTATGATGGGTTTCCTAACATTGGATTCACTTTTCAAAATGGAAATCCAAAAAGTTTAAAACAAGCAATGAAGGTTCCGGCCAATCAATCAGGCATTTTTGTGAACCGAATATATCCTTCTTCAACGTTTTCGAAAGTCTTAAAAGAAAAGGATTTTGTATTCGCAGTGGATAATTTGCCTCTTTCCAATGATGGGGAAATTTCCGAGTCCAATAAAAAAGAATTCATCATTGATTGGGTCGAAAACAAACAGCTAAATTCCAAAGTGGCAGTCAGCTATTATAGAGCAGGAAAACGATATGATGCAGAAGTGAATCTTCAAAAAAACTATGCATTAGATTTGTATCGTGATTCTACGGAAGATTATTTTTTACAGGCAGGATTTGTTTTCCAGCCCATCACTAGGTCCTTTTTCCATTCAGAAGATGGAGACTTGGATAGTTCTTTAAAATATCATTATAGTTATTTCATTCAAGATTTATTATACAGGTATACAACTCGAGATATTGTTTTGAGTTATACATTCAATGATCCTGAAACTTCAAAGTATAAAAAGTATAAATATAAAGTGGTTGAGTCGATTAACGGAAGAATACCGAAAGATTTAAATGAATTTAAAACTATCTGGAAAAATGAAAAAAAAGGTTTTATTGTCCTTCGGTTTCGAGGGATGGATTTGCCCATTGTGCTTAGGCCAGAGTCTATTTACCAAATGAACCAACGTGTGAAAAAAAGATATGGTGCCAATTATGAAGAGTTTTAA
- a CDS encoding alpha-glucosidase, translating to MVFRFISLSLSLFFLECASRIVSNLPVSEESYSLTQKVQWIQSKNEFTLRNHSLGKDFIKLSLEEPFLLSFTKETISKYRMASFQFKENLQKSCNNQSIDEVIKEPGKISIKGKLTGKDCFTDYQLHFQTKSDMEVEFKIAISDPSLNRIHLHYVSSPEEKIFGLGEQFTYDELKGKTPFLFTEEQGVGRGDQPITTGANLLAGAGGNAYTTYAPIPHYITSENRSVFFENSGYANFDFSDSKKTKVEFWDFQSEKSLSGTIWIGSSSKSLIEAYTKKTGRFPKLPDWAYGTWLGVQGGSEKVSAIVKQAKDAGNPVTALWIQDWCGRRVTNFGDQLKWRWYADDTLYPEFKKFVKSMNDQNVHVLGYINSFLADTDPKKPNDDFTNPLLTEAKAKGYLVKNQSGEDYLIQTVGFPAYLIDLTNPAAVRWTKELIKKNMIGMGLSGWMADFGEWLPYDAKLYSGIDAKIYHNRYPVDWARINREAIKEAGMEGKIVFFTRAGYSYSNAYSTLFWEGDQMVSFGTNDGLPSSIIGLTSSGISGYALNHSDIGGYTTITNPLRNYHRSKELLLRWAEASAFTPVFRTHEGNKPLKNWQVYTYTKPDGTKSLGDEDTVTLFAKIARIHFALKPYIQSLVEEASVTGIPVVRHNYLVEPEDKNLLKYKYQFFLGDDLLVAPVVKSDEIVQDVYLPRGRWQHIWTGTTYDGYRKIQVPAPIGKPPAFIRVGGKSEGLIRSSISSIRNKD from the coding sequence ATGGTATTTCGTTTTATATCCTTATCTCTATCACTGTTCTTTTTGGAATGCGCTTCCCGCATCGTTTCAAATCTTCCGGTTTCGGAAGAATCATACTCCCTCACTCAAAAAGTACAATGGATTCAATCCAAAAATGAATTCACGTTAAGAAACCATTCCCTGGGAAAAGACTTTATCAAACTTTCTCTCGAAGAGCCATTTCTTTTGTCCTTCACCAAAGAAACAATATCCAAATACAGAATGGCTTCGTTTCAATTCAAAGAGAACCTACAAAAATCTTGCAACAATCAATCCATAGACGAAGTCATAAAGGAACCAGGAAAGATTTCCATCAAAGGGAAGTTAACCGGAAAAGATTGTTTCACCGATTATCAACTTCATTTCCAAACCAAATCAGATATGGAGGTTGAATTCAAAATCGCTATTTCTGATCCTTCCTTAAATAGAATCCACCTGCATTATGTTTCTTCTCCAGAAGAAAAGATTTTTGGGTTAGGGGAACAGTTTACCTATGATGAACTCAAAGGAAAAACTCCCTTTTTATTTACGGAGGAACAAGGGGTGGGACGTGGTGACCAACCCATCACTACAGGAGCAAATCTTTTGGCAGGGGCTGGTGGAAACGCATATACAACATACGCACCCATCCCCCATTACATCACTTCCGAAAACCGTTCTGTTTTTTTCGAAAACAGCGGTTATGCAAATTTTGATTTTAGTGATTCCAAAAAAACCAAAGTAGAATTTTGGGATTTTCAATCAGAGAAATCTCTCTCCGGAACCATTTGGATTGGATCGTCTTCCAAATCACTCATCGAAGCTTATACCAAAAAAACAGGCAGATTCCCAAAACTTCCGGATTGGGCTTACGGCACATGGCTTGGCGTCCAAGGCGGATCAGAAAAAGTTTCTGCCATCGTTAAACAAGCAAAAGATGCTGGAAATCCTGTGACAGCCCTTTGGATCCAAGATTGGTGTGGGCGACGTGTCACTAATTTTGGAGACCAACTCAAATGGCGTTGGTATGCGGATGATACTTTGTATCCTGAATTTAAAAAATTTGTGAAATCAATGAATGATCAAAATGTACATGTGTTAGGTTACATTAACTCCTTCCTTGCAGATACAGATCCTAAAAAACCAAATGATGATTTTACAAACCCACTCTTAACGGAAGCGAAAGCAAAAGGATATCTAGTAAAAAATCAAAGCGGAGAAGACTATCTTATCCAAACCGTTGGGTTCCCTGCCTACCTGATTGACCTAACAAACCCGGCAGCGGTTCGTTGGACCAAAGAACTAATCAAAAAAAATATGATTGGAATGGGTCTTTCTGGTTGGATGGCTGATTTTGGAGAATGGTTGCCTTATGATGCAAAATTATATTCGGGAATCGATGCCAAAATCTATCACAACCGGTATCCCGTCGATTGGGCAAGAATCAATCGGGAAGCCATTAAAGAAGCTGGGATGGAAGGAAAAATCGTTTTTTTCACCCGTGCGGGATACAGTTATTCCAATGCATATTCTACTCTCTTTTGGGAAGGAGACCAGATGGTAAGTTTCGGAACCAATGACGGACTTCCATCTTCCATCATTGGACTCACAAGCTCAGGTATCAGTGGTTATGCGCTCAACCATAGTGATATCGGTGGATACACAACCATTACAAACCCACTCCGTAATTATCATAGATCCAAAGAACTTCTTTTGCGATGGGCCGAAGCTTCAGCCTTTACACCGGTTTTTAGAACCCACGAAGGAAATAAACCGCTCAAAAACTGGCAGGTATATACCTATACCAAACCAGATGGAACCAAGTCCCTCGGAGATGAAGATACCGTGACTCTTTTTGCAAAAATTGCAAGAATTCATTTTGCTCTTAAACCATATATTCAAAGTTTGGTGGAAGAAGCATCGGTAACGGGAATCCCTGTTGTCCGACACAATTACTTGGTAGAGCCTGAAGATAAAAATTTATTAAAATACAAATACCAGTTTTTTTTAGGAGATGACCTTCTTGTGGCCCCTGTTGTGAAAAGTGATGAGATCGTACAGGATGTTTATCTTCCGCGTGGTAGATGGCAACATATTTGGACAGGAACCACTTACGATGGATATAGAAAAATCCAAGTCCCAGCCCCCATCGGTAAACCTCCTGCATTCATTCGAGTGGGCGGCAAATCGGAAGGACTCATTCGTTCTTCCATAAGTTCTATTCGCAATAAAGATTAA
- a CDS encoding sulfurtransferase: MNWNFLKTEIEPGDFLIDCRSQSAYEEETLEGAYYYPFIKKAFGSDPESQKKLYGPMVAVVQEFQKSKKNRIIVFDEGMGMFSTRMVYLLRGMGIKDAYVLGQKWPVTGNKAKGDLKIEPPIADKVKPIEGVVDKAFMERNLTKLQIFDARTMEEYEGRLPRLTAPEEGTLCGRLPGAFLWDWRNLYDGEANLIERSLFKKRLNGFPFMPERPTVIYDYNGARSCLLALMLREAGYIDVTTYQGSWFEWRKSSLPKQAVAVFGVKQGAAAAPRVGGLDRKKV; the protein is encoded by the coding sequence TTGAACTGGAACTTTCTAAAAACCGAAATAGAACCTGGTGACTTCCTCATCGATTGTCGTTCCCAATCAGCATATGAAGAAGAAACTTTGGAAGGTGCTTACTACTATCCATTTATCAAAAAAGCATTCGGATCTGATCCAGAATCCCAAAAGAAATTGTACGGACCGATGGTGGCAGTCGTACAAGAATTTCAAAAATCAAAAAAAAACCGAATCATTGTTTTCGATGAAGGAATGGGAATGTTTTCCACTCGGATGGTGTATTTACTCCGTGGAATGGGAATTAAGGATGCTTATGTTCTTGGCCAAAAATGGCCTGTAACAGGCAATAAAGCAAAAGGCGATCTCAAAATTGAGCCTCCAATCGCTGACAAAGTAAAACCAATTGAAGGTGTCGTGGACAAAGCCTTTATGGAACGAAATCTTACCAAACTCCAAATCTTTGATGCAAGGACAATGGAAGAATACGAAGGGCGATTGCCAAGGCTTACGGCTCCAGAAGAAGGAACTCTTTGTGGACGTTTGCCTGGTGCTTTTTTATGGGATTGGAGAAATTTATATGATGGGGAAGCAAACCTCATCGAACGTTCTCTTTTCAAAAAACGCCTGAATGGATTTCCTTTTATGCCAGAACGACCCACTGTGATTTATGATTACAATGGTGCTCGCTCATGTTTACTCGCACTCATGCTTCGCGAAGCGGGTTATATTGATGTCACTACCTACCAAGGTTCTTGGTTTGAATGGAGAAAATCAAGTCTACCGAAACAAGCGGTGGCAGTGTTTGGTGTCAAACAAGGGGCAGCCGCAGCACCTCGTGTGGGCGGATTGGATCGCAAGAAAGTTTAA
- a CDS encoding OsmC family protein, with protein sequence MTAVFEDKVVVSTAKTKYETKISAGKHTWVADEPKDKEGTDLGPMPMELLASSLGACTSITIRMYADRKEYPLDSVEVHVTIDKRSPEDHKFTRVVVLSGNLSKEQRERLLSVANACPVHKLLSGKIEIETNLG encoded by the coding sequence ATGACAGCAGTGTTTGAAGACAAGGTGGTGGTTTCTACTGCCAAAACAAAGTATGAAACAAAAATCTCTGCAGGAAAACATACATGGGTAGCTGATGAACCAAAAGATAAAGAAGGAACGGATCTTGGGCCTATGCCTATGGAATTACTTGCCTCCTCTTTGGGTGCCTGCACTTCCATTACAATCAGGATGTATGCCGACCGAAAAGAATATCCCTTAGATTCCGTAGAAGTTCATGTAACAATTGATAAACGATCTCCAGAGGATCATAAATTTACAAGAGTTGTTGTTCTTTCTGGAAACCTAAGTAAAGAACAACGGGAAAGATTACTTTCCGTTGCCAATGCTTGTCCAGTTCACAAACTTTTGTCTGGAAAAATTGAAATCGAAACGAACTTGGGTTAG
- a CDS encoding lysophospholipid acyltransferase family protein, translated as MKRRFLVWFLPLIVVWFQRLIGFTSRFRFLTNEHYEELFKNKKPFIYSIWHTNVLYSPFLHRGKNVAVLISESKDGDYINQVVHRFGNTSVRGSSSKGGSKALKAVIQHLKKGLPAAFTPDGPRGPAFIVQPGIIAAAQVTQVPIVPFHYECSRQWILERAWDKHRVPKPFTTFVVSYGEPISVPRDLNEEEFEAIRLKVEEAMLNNRNLAIREAERIHKGESQ; from the coding sequence TTGAAACGTAGATTTTTAGTCTGGTTTTTACCACTGATCGTAGTCTGGTTCCAACGTTTGATTGGCTTTACTTCCAGATTTCGTTTTTTGACAAACGAACATTACGAAGAATTATTCAAAAATAAAAAACCTTTTATCTATTCAATTTGGCATACGAACGTTTTGTACTCTCCTTTTTTGCACAGGGGAAAAAACGTAGCAGTGTTAATTTCCGAATCGAAAGATGGGGATTATATTAACCAAGTCGTTCATCGGTTTGGAAATACAAGTGTTCGGGGTAGTAGTTCGAAAGGTGGGTCGAAAGCATTAAAGGCTGTGATCCAACATTTAAAGAAAGGATTGCCGGCTGCTTTTACACCCGATGGCCCACGTGGTCCAGCCTTCATTGTCCAACCAGGAATCATTGCCGCAGCACAAGTCACACAAGTTCCTATCGTTCCCTTTCATTATGAATGCAGTAGGCAATGGATTTTAGAAAGAGCCTGGGACAAACATAGAGTTCCAAAACCTTTTACAACTTTTGTTGTTTCTTATGGAGAACCTATTTCAGTTCCTCGTGATTTAAATGAAGAAGAGTTTGAAGCGATCCGTCTAAAAGTAGAAGAAGCAATGTTGAATAATCGAAATCTTGCTATAAGAGAAGCAGAACGAATTCATAAAGGAGAATCCCAATGA
- the csrA gene encoding carbon storage regulator CsrA produces the protein MLVLARRSNQSIMIGDDIEIVIVDIKGDQVKIGVKAPKNVSVHRAEVYKEIQEENKKAAGTNIKPEDLGKLGDLFKKKT, from the coding sequence GTGTTAGTTCTTGCAAGGAGGAGCAACCAATCCATTATGATCGGTGATGATATCGAAATAGTCATTGTCGATATCAAAGGTGACCAAGTAAAGATTGGTGTCAAAGCTCCAAAAAATGTTTCTGTACATCGTGCAGAAGTATATAAAGAAATTCAGGAAGAAAACAAAAAAGCTGCCGGGACCAATATCAAACCAGAAGATTTGGGCAAACTCGGTGATTTGTTCAAAAAGAAAACTTAA
- a CDS encoding PDZ domain-containing protein: MKSFKYIFLIISIFATLLPIGAEEFEDKRVIESKITFQKTSHQNPWLVGEPYSRKLNLIYIGKGLFFGVTLPKQNPVFAEFESFDYSVPKLGIKSYDEETGFILLETKEIPKLPKSVVLDSKSANKHCPTGKSRYVFLPFSKTPIKVLLLEKKTSEDSDFFFKNQVLCGVTVAEYLIPTEYVETFYRTEGKPFPHPGLVFDVNLTPSEREYYSKNNTNPLLVTEVIPGVGPAYNLFPGDLITEINASPLAKIDDWDRTDKVYDLILRKPNGTLRELGESIQLKLHRNFQNQNVSYDLRAYDSNDFLIPEEAKKRKPLYLIVGGFFFTELTNAYLKEFGSEYRVKSEKKLVYLSDYYQKKVHPVREKIVILSRVFPLEGNLGYQEFQDLVLEKVNGTRVTSLSQLKTLLQSEETTYYAFELSGGKIAFFTRREILDLQQELQLTYKLGRAYNLED; this comes from the coding sequence ATGAAGAGTTTTAAATATATTTTTCTAATTATTTCTATTTTTGCCACCTTACTTCCTATTGGTGCCGAAGAGTTTGAAGATAAACGTGTAATCGAATCAAAGATCACATTCCAAAAAACAAGCCACCAAAATCCTTGGCTTGTAGGAGAACCTTATTCTAGAAAGTTAAATTTGATTTATATCGGAAAAGGACTTTTTTTTGGAGTCACTTTACCCAAACAAAATCCGGTATTTGCTGAATTTGAGTCTTTTGATTATTCAGTTCCAAAATTAGGGATCAAGTCTTATGATGAAGAAACAGGTTTTATTCTTTTGGAAACAAAAGAGATTCCCAAACTCCCTAAATCTGTGGTTTTGGATTCCAAGTCGGCAAACAAACATTGCCCAACAGGTAAGTCTCGTTATGTATTTCTTCCGTTCTCAAAAACACCGATCAAAGTATTATTGCTTGAGAAAAAAACATCGGAAGATTCTGATTTTTTCTTCAAGAATCAAGTGTTATGTGGTGTAACCGTAGCAGAATATTTGATACCCACCGAATATGTAGAAACTTTTTATAGGACTGAAGGAAAACCATTTCCTCATCCAGGTTTGGTATTTGATGTCAATTTGACTCCGTCGGAACGTGAGTATTATTCTAAAAATAATACCAATCCACTTTTAGTAACGGAAGTGATCCCAGGTGTCGGGCCTGCATATAACCTGTTTCCTGGTGATTTAATTACAGAAATCAACGCAAGTCCTCTTGCTAAAATTGATGATTGGGATCGTACGGACAAAGTTTATGATTTGATATTGCGAAAACCAAATGGCACATTGCGAGAATTAGGTGAATCGATACAATTAAAACTTCATAGAAATTTTCAAAATCAGAATGTAAGTTATGATTTGCGAGCATACGACTCAAATGATTTTTTAATTCCGGAAGAAGCCAAAAAACGAAAACCCCTGTATTTGATTGTAGGCGGATTTTTCTTTACGGAACTTACGAATGCATATTTGAAGGAGTTTGGCTCTGAATACCGAGTTAAGTCAGAAAAAAAACTAGTTTATCTTTCTGACTATTACCAAAAAAAAGTGCACCCTGTTCGTGAAAAGATCGTGATTTTAAGTCGTGTTTTTCCCCTAGAAGGGAACCTAGGATACCAAGAATTTCAGGATTTGGTATTAGAGAAGGTAAACGGAACACGGGTCACGTCTCTCAGTCAATTAAAAACGCTTCTCCAATCGGAAGAGACCACCTACTATGCGTTTGAGCTTTCCGGTGGAAAAATCGCATTTTTTACACGTAGGGAAATTTTGGATCTCCAACAAGAGTTACAACTGACTTATAAATTGGGCCGTGCCTACAACTTAGAAGATTAA